AACTCTTGAAAAATTCATGAATTAGGATTCAATGAGCTTTTGTTGTAGAGGAAATGCATGTCAAGGTGGAGTGTGCAGAACTCACTTGGGTTCTCTGAAGGTCCTTCTGCTCTAGCAGGGAATGTGGAGCAGTGAGAACCAGAAGCCGTGGGGCAAAGTTGGTGGATGGGGCTTGTGTTCTGGGTTGGATTTTATTAAGCAAGCCAAGGCTTCCTGCATCATCCAGCACTGGGTGTTCATTGATTTCTCTTAAAAGTGTTCCCTTGTCAGCAAACTTTAAGAAATGTGtcaattaattaattacatatatttaagtttttgtattttcctaGGTAATAAATACATTCATGATTTTCACCATTCTTTCCTAATAGTGTACTGATgaacaaaattatcttttattttttcttctattttattatttattcatttttatatgtattgatcattttatttttaaaatacattgtcataaataaaaataaatgtttaagtgCATTACCATCTACAGTAGTGTTAActgatcttgttttctttttgtttacttttacacacttgcattttgattcattgtgtacaAGTTTACAAATTTTGTTTCTGCAGTTGTAGATGacgtagactcacaccattcatatagTCATAcctatacatagggtaatgatgtctccctcattccatcatctttcatactCCCACCCCATCActgctctcatttccctccacctAAAGTTTcaccattcttctcttgcctcccACTTGCCACACCCccaatatgtatcatcattcacttatgagggaaacattcagcccttggttttttgggattggctcatttctcttagcatgatattttccaattcaatccacttgcttgcaaatgccataatattattcttctttatgactgaataatattccatttagtatatataccacagtttctttatgcagtcatctgttgaagggcatctacgttggttccacaatctagctattgtgaattgatctactttaaacatttatgtgactgcATTAGTacggtatgctaattttaagtcctttgagtataaatcgAGGAataggataactgggttaaaacgtgagtccattccaagttttctgaggaatatttgtactgctttccggagtgactgcaccaatttgcaactccaccagcaatttaaaagtgtgccttttcccccacaaacATACTTACACCTATTATtgttgtgttcttaataatagccatactaattggggtaagatgaaatcttagagttgttttaatgtgcatttctctaattactacagatgttgaacacttttccacatatttgttaatcacctacataacttcttctgtaaagtgtctgtcctgtttttcatccttttcattgatttggttctttgaatttttactataaaattttgtaacttctttataaattttggagattagtgctctatctgaattgcatgtggaaaagattttctcccactctataagttcccttttgaaattattaattgtatcttttgctgagaaaagcattttagtttgaatccatcccatttattgaatcttaCTTTGATTATTTGTGCTTTGAaactcttgttaaggaagtctttcctaagccaacatgatgaagatttgggcctactttgtcttctatttggtgcagcatctctggtctaattcctaggtccttgatccattatcagttgagttttgtgcagggtgagaggcagggttttaatttcattttataacatattgatttccagtttcccaacaccatttgttgaacaggctatcttttctccatattatatttttggcaacttggtctagtatgagataactgtacttatgtgggtttgtttctgtgtcatatattctgaaccattggtctgcctgtttttttgtgtttgtgtcaatatcatgccatttttttgtttactatagctctgtagcattgcttaaagtctggtattgtgatagctCTTCATCACTCTTCTTGTTCAGGATTTCTTTgactcttattcttccagatgaatttcatgattgatttctctatttctatgaggaatgtcattggaattttaattggaattgcattaaatctgtatagtgcctttggtagtatggtcattttgacaatattaattctgcctattcaagaacatgggagatctttacatattctaaagttttcattaatttctttctgtagggatcagtagttctcattgcagaggtctttcacctcttttcctagattaattccaaagtatttcctttttttgaagtgattgtgaatggagtggctttcctaatttctctttcagaggatccatcacttatgaatagaaatgcatgagatttatgtgtattgattttatatcctgctactttgctgaattcatttattagttcaatAAATTTTCTATGGAAGTTTTTTGGaacctctaaatatagaatgatatcatcagcaaatagtgatagcttgagttcttcattttctattcaaatctccttaatttctttggtctctctgaTTGCTATGGCTAgcgtttcaaggacaatgttgaacagaagtggtgaaagagggcatccctgccttgttccagttttcagaggaaatgctttcagtttttctccatttgaaatgatgttgtccatgggtttagcatagatagcctgtaaaatgttgaggtattttcccactgtccttatttttattagtgttttgagcatgaaggggtgctgtattttaccaaatgctttctcagcctctattgaaataatcatttgattcttagcattaagtctgttgatgtgatgaattatatttattgatttccagatattgaaccaaccttgcatcccttggataaaccccacttgatcatggtgcactatatttttaatatgtttttctatgtgatttgttaggattttgttaaggactttTTCATCTAGGTTCGtcagggatattagtctaaaattttctttcctcgatatgtttttgtgtggttttggtatcagagtgatactagattcatagaatgagtttggaaagcttcccttcttttctatttcatggaatactttactgagtattggaatgagttcttccttgaaggtcttgtagaacttggctgataATCCAGgtggtcctgtacttttcttgattggtaggcttttgatggcttctatatcagtgcttgaaattgatctgttaaattgtgtatgtctctagaaacctatcaatgtctttgagattttctattttattttaatatagatttCCAAGGTAGCTTCTAGTAATGTTATGTAATTCAATGGTGTCTGTCCTGATCTTACCTTTATCATCACAAATTCTAGCAACTTGAGTTTTCTGTAtcctcttcgttagtgtggctaagggtttatcagttttgtttactttttctaagAACCAAATTTGAGTTTCATCAATATTCTGAATTGATTcacttgtttcaatttcattgatttcagctctgattttaattatttcttgtcttctactacttttaatggtgatctgttcttctttttcaagggctttgagatgtaatattagttcatttagtttttggttttttattcttttaatgtatgagcacaatgcaatgaactttcctcttaggactgctttcagagtgtcccagagattttgatatgttgtgtcattgttctcatttatctctaagaatttttctatttcctctctgATGTCTTCAGGTATCattgtatcattcaatagcatatttagtctccaggtgttggagactttttttaaattttatcattgaattctaattatattccattaagatctaatagaatacaaggtagtatctctatttttttgtatttactaatggctgccttgtggcatagcatattgtctattttggagaaggttcaaAGAGTTGCTGAGATGAAAGTTTATTCActtgatgatgaatgaaatactctatatatgtctgttaattctaaatcactgattatattatttaattctatagtttctttgtttattttttgtttgcagGATCTATCCAGCATTGAGAGTGGtgagttaaagtcacccagtattattgtgtttcattgagaaaggatttgtttgatgtacatggatgcaccatagtttggggcataaatatttacaatcgttatgtcTTGATGCTTTATTGTtatcttaagcagtatgaaatgtccttctttatcccttctcccTAACTTAGTTTTGATGTCCACTTTATTTGACacgaggatggagacccctgcttttttactgagtctgtgtgcatggtaggttttttcccatcctttcaccttcagtctgtggatgagatgagtctcttgaaggcggcatattgttgggtctttctttttaacccaatctgctagtctatgtcttttgattaatgagtttaggccattaacatccagggttattattgagatatgatttttattcacagtcatttgggcttatttttggtttttaacttggcttggtttctcctttgaatggatttttctttaaggtatttccttcctttgctgacttacattgttgtttacACTTCCTCCTCATAAAATagtgtgctgagagtgttctgtagtgcaggctttctatttgtaaattcttttaacttttgtttattgaggaaagatattatttcatcttcaatctaaaggttagttttgctgggtttaagattcttggttggcatccatgttatTTCaagctcttctagcttttaggatctgggctgggaaatctgctgatatcagttatggtttccccctatatgtaatctggtgcttttctctcacagcctttaaaatactATCTATAGTTTGTATGTAaggtattttctttgtaatgttccttggtgtggatcttttgtaattttgtgtatgtggtgtctgtaagcttcttgtttttgattttccatttcattcttcaggtttgggaaattttctgatgttattttgttgaacagattgttcattcctttggtttgtatctctgtgctttcacaatcccaaaaattcttaaatttcaacTTTTCATGGTATACTTGATTTCTTACAATCTTTCCattttggtcaactttattttcaagataaattcTTTTGTCTTCATCATCTTAGATTCTGTTTTCCATGAGATCtgttcttttcttgatgttttatattgtgttatttggtttattgtttcattcatttcaagtatttctgttttttttttttccagaatctctatctttttattgaaatggtcttttgcttcctgaaaatgcttttttaaaatgtttatttggagtgatcatacattgcctgcattttctcttatctcattctttgcttcatggatcattttaattgtgtacattctaaatttattttctgtcatctCTACTGCCATAccatcattggattctatcacaatagcatcttggtttttaAGGGACACTTTTTCcactgtttttttcatgttgttcctgacTCTTCCCTTCTatcagtgaagatctgaggtattgcaccTTCCTCTCTGTAGGCTTAATGTGACCTTGCAGGCTTCCAAAACCTCTACTTTGAGGGGGATATCTGTATTAGcaacacccagtgcaaacaatatagcCCTTAACCAGAGAGCCCCCATGAAGGCACTAACAATATTGTAATTAACAGGATGAGtatgattattatctacagtataaccaataggcTTGCAATGAACTCTACAGTTTATAATGAtagacaaagaggatgtggaggagtataggatgtagctgttaatgggataagaagtgtGTATACAGAAGTATTATATCATGGGAAGTGTGAGAGCAGGACCTAAGGAAGTTGGTCTttaccttggaatcagaccagagacccttatcttatagaacaaaatgtagtttcaaatcttcaacatgttggcttaggatcagacttccttaacaggactctgatagcacaaaaataaaagcaagaatcaatgaccaggatagattcaaattaaaaagctttctctcagcaaaggaaactgtcagcaatgtgaagagagagcatacagagtgggagaaaaatctttgccactcatacttcagatagagcactaatttccagaatatataaagaactcaaaaaactctacaccaaaaatataaataacccaatcaacaaatggactaaggaaatgaacagacacttcatagcagaagatctacaagcaatcaacagatacatggaaAAAaccttcaacatctctagtaataatagaaatgcaaatcaaaactaccctaagattccttttcactccagttagaatggtgattatcaagaatacgagcaacaagaagtgttggcaaggaggtgggaaaaaggtacactcatacattgctggtggggttccaaattagtgcagccattctggaaagaagtgtggagattccttagaaaacttggaatggatccaccatttgacccagctatcccactccttggcctatacccaaaggacttaaaatcagcatactacagagaggcagccacaacaatgttcatagctgctcaattcacaatagccagattgtagaaccaacctggatgttcttcagtggatgaatgaataaagaaattgtaatatatatatatatatatatatatatatatgcatgcaatggaaaataactcagccataaataataataaaattatggcatttgtaggtaaatggatgaaattgcagaatatcatgctaagtgagataagcaaatctcaaaaaccaaagaatgaatgatcttgctgatatgCGGatcatgacacataatggggggtgagagtggggcaggaatggaggaaggaggtactgtatagagggaaaagaatggTGGGAGGactggggggaaggaaaaaaaataagagaatgaatcaaacaccatcaccctatgtaaatgtatgtttacaaaactggtatgcctttacttcatgtacaaacagagaaacaagatgtatcccatttgtttacaataaaaataaattttaaaaaaagaagctggtctttagcatgagaaatgggagaaagagactcaGAGGAAacagatattaaataaaaatagagtaagaaaaaaattaaaaattaaaaattaaaaaatatatatatagtataaagtCATCCACCACTCAGATCTCCTGGTCCTAAGTATCTTGATGTGAGCACGGTACCTGTCAAAGAACCTCCAGTCTCTTGCAGACATCTCAGGGCAGGAACCACCCCTCCAAAAGAGGGTGGCCACACACTTAGGGATAATTCAAGATGCAtgcaccagcctccaaacatGCCGGGGAGCCAGAGCACAGGTGCCGAGTCCAGAAGTGGTGGGCAGGCAGTCAAGGTCCCAGACATGAAGCccaaaattatcttttataatttgGAATTTACTGTATTGATTGTGATATTGTAtagaaattttttctcattttgttctacaGGTACTTCTAGTAACTTGAGATTGAGCATATGTCAGTTATAATTAATGATTAGCATGGCATATGCCAGCAAGGGTACTAAAATGTTTTGAGAGAAATACCTTGGGTGAGATGATGAGCTGCCACACACTGGACACAGGGGTGCATTCCTGCATTTCCAGGAGTTGGGGAGGTTGAGGAATGAGGATCTCACATTGGAAGACAGGCTCAGCAATGTAgggaggtcctgagcaacttggaaagaccctgttttctgtgatataactgaaaaagggctggggatgtaccctTGAGTTAAATCTCTGCTgaaaactacaacaacaaaacagcCACAAGTACAGTCAGGAGTTTCCGTTATGAACTCCAGTACACTGAGAGAAGTTGTGTAATTGACGTGTGTCCAATACTGAGGCCAGACAATTACCGTCCATCTTGTCATCATTATCAGGCAAGATTAATTAGCATAACCCCTGCAGAAGTAAGATGTGGGGGAGAAAAACACTCAAAAGCTGATATGTAACTCAGGAATGGTCCCTGATACTGGGTCCCTCCTGGTCATAATGAGATTGGCAACCATAAAAGCTGGGGAAGTGCAGGGTGCTCTTCACCAGGGAATGGATTTGACTTGTGAGACACAAGTGATGTAaactttgttttctgctttcttcatgaATGAGGagatttttccttcttaatattcCTGAAGGAGAATAATATTGTTGtgattctttctacatttttggcTATAAATTCTTTAGGATTtgattttacatgtttttaagtAATTAAGTGGACTCAATTTTGCAGCACAGTGCTTATGAATGACACTGCTCTGAAAAAGAGCAGATTATGTGACTCTATGTTCtctccatgttttatttgtaatGTTTTTCTCTGTGACAGACACAAGAACTGTGATGTATTTGAAGAAGCTTTGATATTTATATccacaaatgaattaaaaagatgCAATGAAATACATTCACACATTTAAATACTTGACAAAGTTATACATTTTATGAAGTAACTGTAGTATAATATggtaaatgacaaaaaaattattttataaaataagtgaaCTAATAATGTAAATGTAGGGTAGGCAGGTAACTTATAAAGCCCAGATCAGAAGTGCATTTGATTTCATTTAACTCCAATCACTGAAATTaggaaaatgtcaaaatgaatctttaTCATTTCCCTGTCTTTGTATTATGCTACTCACAGATTCTTTACCTGTTTGTTTCTGAGACTCTAGATGAGAGAATTCAAGAAGGGAGACGATGGTATTAAAGGCAGAGGGAACCATGGCCTGGAGTGTGTCACGGTTACTAAAGTTTACTGATACACATGTGGAATGGAACTGAGGAAGACGGACATCATGAGCATGTAAGGGGTGCAGATGGTGAAACTCTTCACTGAGGTTCACATGGGAACTTGCAGAACAGTAGGAAATATTGGAATCtataaaatggcaataaaataGAGCAATGACCACACATAAACACCACAGAAACAAGAGCAAGGATCATGTTGCTGGTTGTGGCCAAGCCAAAGAGGCTCAGCAGAAAGagaacttcacagaaaaaaatgttggaCCACATTTGACTGGCAGAAGGACAGTTGGAATGTGTTcccagtgtgcacacctgtataCACCAGGCCACTGAGCAGGGAAGCCAGGGTCATATGGACACAAAACTGAGGGTTCATGATGGTAGGGTACTGGAGGggctggcagatggccacatagcaaTCCCAGGCTATGATGGTGAGAAACAGAAGTtcaacacatgcacaaaaaatgaCTCAGAAGATCTGGGTTGCACATCCAGCCACTGAAATGGCCCTGTTGCCAGTGAAACAGTTGACACAGGCATTGGGGACAGTGATGGAAATGTAGCACATGTCCAAGATGGACAGGTTCCTGAGAAGAAGCACATGGGCATGTGCAGGTTCTGGtcagcagtggtgacagtgatgatGAGAAGATTCCCTAACAAGGTACTCAGGCAGGTCAGTGTGAATATCATGAAATAGAGGAAACTCAGTTTCCAGCCatcaggagagcccaggaggagAAATTCAGTTACCATAGTGGTATTGCTCATGTACTGGAAATTCTGGTTGTGTGGAATGATAAAGTCATAAGACAGAGGAAACAAATCATGATTAATGCAATTAGAGTGCAATTCATGTCCAGagtgttttcttgtgttttggagTTACTTTCTCTGCAGAGGAAAGGTcattctctgttttctgattgtTTAATCATTTCTGAGCAGAGAGCACCTCCCCATGCAGGTCTGGAGATCTGAAGCCCAGGGTCTGGGTGTGACCTGCAGGATTGTCCTCAGGTGCTCCATTATGCCTCCCTTGACCTCCTGAGACTCCCATGCAGGCACTCCTGCATGACTACATTTTTGATACTGtgttcttcaatgttctgtaatTTAGTTACCTTCATTATCTTCCATGGACCACAACTGACATTATATACTGTCTAGTCGGTGTTAATGCAGTTttttccttactgtttttactCATGGGAttggattcatttttatgtaAGATAATTTGCCTTTGCTTGCTTACACCTTACATTACCATCCATTCTTCTCAAATGCATCATGACAGCAGCTCAGATCAGCTCGTTCCTGAGTCACCTTCATTGTCATTTTCTCTGCCCTTTGCAGACCTGGGTTCTGCTCAGCACCTGGTCAGGCTAAACACACTCATCCTTGGAAAAGCGATCTTCCTTTTGATTCTGCCTGTGCTCCCCTGTAAATGTGTGTCTTCCCCAGGGTCAGGAGTGGGTGACTAATTACAGGCAGGTTGCTGTTAATTACACTGTGAGGGTGAATTTCAAGGCATCCTACAGAGTCTACCTGTAATCTGTTTCTGGTCTCCATCCCCCATTCCTTCCTGACACAAAGCTCTCCATACTCCTGAGTGACATCTTTGTTCACACCTGAAAGTCTCCCTTTTCTACTatgacataatattttatttttcccataagcATTTATTGGACCTGAAAGGAGGCTCAAATCCAACTTTTGCTctgaaaatttcttcatttttctaagttttccaCTTTTGTATTTTGATTAAATATCACCATATCATAAAAATTACAGTTCATCAGGATTATCACCCCCAAAATACTAGTGCATGTTCTTGAATTTTGTACCATTTAATAGTCATCTTTTTACAAGTTTAGTAGTAATTACAAGACTTTCTGCATAGtgtttattaaacaaatatatgGTAACACTATTGACTAACTAGTAATGTGGACtgattttcttttactgttttactAATGAATAGCACCCAAGTAGATTTTGGACTCCCAGACGTGTAACATACACAGTGCATGCTGGTCTGAAATAATTCAAGcaaacacctcccacccccatgccTTTGCAAGGTAAGTTCTAAAGCAGTGGTcactcaaaaaataattaaagagatttttttaattctctgagaTTGTGGAGTACTGCTCCATCTTAATGTGTACCATGACAAAATAAGTACAGGAACCATCTCCTAATTTCTATAGAGAACCTCAGTCAATCTCAGTAGGCTTCAAACCTATCATTTCTTCAGGAagatagattttttaaagtaacaaacCTGCTTTAGTCCAGATATTGGCACCACAATAATTTCAGTGGGACTCAGGACTGCCTCCACATTAGGGGATGAGAAATGCATACTGAAAAATTCCCTTGCACAAACAGTTAGAAGAAGGTAAAACAACACAAAGGTTAGGTGAAAATGGGAGGCAGGGAAATTCATGTGGGGAGAGGTGAGCAAGTCTTAATGCAGGAACGTGAGGAGGGACTGCCCAAGGGTTTCCTTTGAGAGAGGAGAAGGCTGAGCCTTTCCATATGTCATATTTTTCTtgatagtgttttttttttggggggggcatcAATTTATTAAGAAGTCACCTAGAAAATGGGTCCTTTGACAAACCACCCATTGCCATGTGCTGCATTAGGGGCTGTGACCATGCTCTGGCTCCCTCACTACCCAAGGCCAGTCTGCACCAAGAGGACCCTCTCCTGCTGAGAGTGAGGCTGGAGGCAGTCAGGCATGTGGAAGTGGGCACTAGGTTTGGCTCACTGAAAGCATTCACACTGTAAGCATGTTTGGACCACAAGATAGTGAGTGGGTCCAGCAGGGAGAGGTTCTGGAAGACGCCCAACCTGTGAAGTGGCTGCTACAGTGAGAAGGATGGGCACCAAGAGCCTCTGCAGCCAGGGCTCTTGGAAATGGGGAAGGAGAGGCcaggagtggaggaaggaaagatggagaggGAGCTGACTGTGGGGCCAGCTTTAGGAAAAGGACATGGGTACCTGGGCTCCTAGGACAAAGTACAATGGCCAGCTCCACATCTCCATCACCTTGGGGCCTTGTGGTCACTGCCTCAGAGCCCTGctgtgttggggctggggagtcTCCTGCTTGGCCAGGGGTGAGGCCTCGACCCTGGGCTGACACCAGGCAGCCTCCCTCGGCCTGGTCCTGGTGCGTGTCTGTGCTAGCTGGCCACACTTCTCTATGGGATGCAGCCTTCCATCTCCAGCGCCTCAGGCCAGCCCTCGTGCTTGTTGGTGTGCTTACTGTTCTTCACGTGCTGCTCAAAGgggctgctgttctgcacaccttATACCCCCACAAACACCCAGTTTTCGTGGAAAGCTGTCTCCTTGGCATTCCTACTGTTCAGCTCACTGAAAAGCTTCCTGGTCTCTTCATTCATCTTGGTGACTGGGTCGTTACAGGACGCCACAAACACCAAGGTGCCTTCATGCAGTGGCTGAATGAACTTCAACAGATCAttcacatctccagcccacatGTCGGAGGCACCAGTCTCAATGAACTCAAGGCTGACACCATTCACCAGGGCAATGTTCAGCCCAGGGCCCATGTTGTCCTTGACACTGCACACGTTGTCCTTGACACTGCTCATGAGCATCCTGTCCTCAAGGCAGATCTTGGGTTCAAAGACATTGGCAGCCCTGCTAACCATGCGGAAGGCCAGGTGCTCCTCAGGACATGGCTGGGGCAGGCTACACTTATACTTCCTGGCCCATGGTTCTGCAGTCACAGAGCTTTCTGAGTTGTTGAAGAATTGCTGGATGCGAGGAAATCCACTGCCAGGCACACCCAGGAGGATGCCGACTACCATCCAGGTGAGACCCACAGTGACAACTAGGGCCACGATGTGGAGTGGAGTGGGCCTGCCAACCTCATGTCCACTTCTCCTGCTTGGTTGGGACCGCCTCCG
This DNA window, taken from Sciurus carolinensis chromosome 19 unlocalized genomic scaffold, mSciCar1.2 SUPER_34, whole genome shotgun sequence, encodes the following:
- the LOC124973440 gene encoding protein FAM3A-like encodes the protein MVVGILLGVPGSGFPRIQQFFNNSESSVTAEPWARKYKCSLPQPCPEEHLAFRMVSRAANVFEPKICLEDRMLMSSVKDNVCSVKDNMGPGLNIALVNGVSLEFIETGASDMWAGDVNDLLKFIQPLHEGTLVFVASCNDPVTKMNEETRKLFSELNSRNAKETAFHENWVFVGV